Proteins encoded within one genomic window of Panicum virgatum strain AP13 chromosome 1N, P.virgatum_v5, whole genome shotgun sequence:
- the LOC120657329 gene encoding N-alpha-acetyltransferase 40-like isoform X1, with translation MATAEKKRPRISSGAGRTTSRKEVLERKKAIDELIRKAIAVKDHLVQFPAFHKFQRNGNYIVPFYHNKRKFGPVEVPMSWYDLEHLSFSGLSVYLESGRGDKLTLPTRKYIQNLLKVNMEEPYGPEWPSEEKIKRQEMVAPEARYIFIKQYSNGFTTECSMNQGEGVEHNHTPCNEGHLVGFVHYRFVLEDELPVVYVYELQMETSAHGKGLGKFMMQLIEQIACTNQMGAVMLTVQKANTQAMAFYTKLRYVISSTSPSRVDPQIGLEKSYEILCKTFDSEAKSKLEDGNEEL, from the exons ATGGCGACGGCGGAGAAGAAGAGGCCCCGGATCAGCAGCGGAGCGGGGAGGACGACAAGTAGAAAGGAG GTATTGGAGAGGAAGAAGGCAATCGATGAACTTATAAGGAAAGCTATAGCTGTGAAGGACCATCTAGTGCAATTCCCTGCCTTCCATAAATTTCAAAGAAATGGTAACTACATTGTTCCTTTTTACCATAATAAAAGGAAATTTGGACCTGTAGAAGTACCAATGTCATGGTATGACTTAGAACACCTATCTTTTTCAG GCCTTTCAGTCTACTTGGAGTCTGGACGTGGGGATAAACTTACACTACCAACGAGGAAGTACATCCAAAATCTTCTAAAG GTTAACATGGAGGAACCCTATGGACCAGAATGGCCTTCAGAAGAGAAAATTAAGCGCCAAGAAATGGTGGCCCCGGAAGCGCGATATATCTTTATCAAGCAATATTCAAACGGGTTCACTACTGAATGTTCCATGAATCAAGGTGAAGGGGTGGAACATAACCACACACCATGTAATGAAGGTCACTTGGTTGGTTTTGTACACTATAGGTTTGTTCTGGAAGACGAGCTACCTGTTGTCTATGTGTATGAGCTACAAATGGAGACTTCTGCCCACGGCAAGGGGCTGGGAAAGTTTATGATGCAGTTAATTGAACAGATAGCTTGCACG AACCAAATGGGAGCTGTGATGCTAACAGTTCAGAAAGCTAATACTCAAGCTATGGCTTTCTATACTAAGTTGAG ATATGTAATATCCAGTACCTCACCATCACGAGTGGATCCTCAG ATAGGACTTGAAAAAAGCTATGAGATATTGTGCAAGACATTTGACTCGGAAGCTAAGTCTAAATTAGAG GATGGCAACGAAGAACTCTGA
- the LOC120657329 gene encoding N-alpha-acetyltransferase 40-like isoform X2, which yields MATAEKKRPRISSGAGRTTSRKEVLERKKAIDELIRKAIAVKDHLVQFPAFHKFQRNGLSVYLESGRGDKLTLPTRKYIQNLLKVNMEEPYGPEWPSEEKIKRQEMVAPEARYIFIKQYSNGFTTECSMNQGEGVEHNHTPCNEGHLVGFVHYRFVLEDELPVVYVYELQMETSAHGKGLGKFMMQLIEQIACTNQMGAVMLTVQKANTQAMAFYTKLRYVISSTSPSRVDPQIGLEKSYEILCKTFDSEAKSKLEDGNEEL from the exons ATGGCGACGGCGGAGAAGAAGAGGCCCCGGATCAGCAGCGGAGCGGGGAGGACGACAAGTAGAAAGGAG GTATTGGAGAGGAAGAAGGCAATCGATGAACTTATAAGGAAAGCTATAGCTGTGAAGGACCATCTAGTGCAATTCCCTGCCTTCCATAAATTTCAAAGAAATG GCCTTTCAGTCTACTTGGAGTCTGGACGTGGGGATAAACTTACACTACCAACGAGGAAGTACATCCAAAATCTTCTAAAG GTTAACATGGAGGAACCCTATGGACCAGAATGGCCTTCAGAAGAGAAAATTAAGCGCCAAGAAATGGTGGCCCCGGAAGCGCGATATATCTTTATCAAGCAATATTCAAACGGGTTCACTACTGAATGTTCCATGAATCAAGGTGAAGGGGTGGAACATAACCACACACCATGTAATGAAGGTCACTTGGTTGGTTTTGTACACTATAGGTTTGTTCTGGAAGACGAGCTACCTGTTGTCTATGTGTATGAGCTACAAATGGAGACTTCTGCCCACGGCAAGGGGCTGGGAAAGTTTATGATGCAGTTAATTGAACAGATAGCTTGCACG AACCAAATGGGAGCTGTGATGCTAACAGTTCAGAAAGCTAATACTCAAGCTATGGCTTTCTATACTAAGTTGAG ATATGTAATATCCAGTACCTCACCATCACGAGTGGATCCTCAG ATAGGACTTGAAAAAAGCTATGAGATATTGTGCAAGACATTTGACTCGGAAGCTAAGTCTAAATTAGAG GATGGCAACGAAGAACTCTGA
- the LOC120657330 gene encoding homeobox-leucine zipper protein ROC8-like translates to MDFGDDVMDGSDGQHRKKRYHRHTPRQIQQLEAMFKECPHPDENQRMQLSRELGLEPRQIKFWFQNRRTQMKAQHERQDNCFLRAENDKIRCENIAMREALRNVICPTCGGPPVADDYFDEQKLRMENARLKEELDRVSSLTSKYLGRPFTQLPPVQPLSMSSSLELSVGGLGSLALGPSLDLDLLSGGSSGYHHPAFHLPTAVPEMERPMMAEMATRAMDELIRMAQAGEQLWARTGGPDGREVLNVDTYDSIFSKPGSSFRGPDVHVEGSRDSGLVFMSAIGLVDMFMDSSKWTEFFPAIVSNARTIDVLVNGMAGRSESLVLMYEELHVMSPVVPTRELCFLRYCRQIEHGLWAIADVSVDLQPRDARFGAPPRSCRLPSGCLIADMANGYSKVTWVEHMEVEDRVPIHLLYRDRILSGAAFGAHRWLAALQRACERCACLATAGMPPRDIAGVTPEGNRSMMKLSQRMVSGFCASLSASQLHRWTTLSGPNDVGVRVMVHRSTDPGQPSGVVLSAATSIWLPVPCDRVFAFICDENTRSQWDVLSHGNPVQEVSRIPNGSHPGNCISLLRGLNASQNSMLILQESCTDASGSLVVYAPIDIPAANVVMSGEDPSAIPLLPSGFTILPDGRAGAAPSSSSAAGPLGGSPPAGSLVTVAFQILVSSLPSSKLNAESVATVNSLISTTVEQIKAALNCASH, encoded by the exons ATGGACTTCGGCGACGACGTCATGGACGGCTCCGACGGCCAGCACCGGAAGAAGAGATACCACCGCCACACCCCGCGCCAGATTCAGCAGCTCGAGGC GATGTTCAAGGAGTGCCCGCACCCGGACGAGAACCAGCGGATGCAGCTGAGCAGGGAGCTGGGGCTGGAGCCCCGCCAGATCAAGTTCTGGTTCCAGAATCGCCGGACGCAGATGAAG GCGCAGCACGAGCGGCAGGACAACTGCTTCCTCCGCGCGGAGAACGACAAGATCCGGTGCGAGAACATCGCCATGCGCGAGGCGCTCCGCAACGTCATCTGCCCCACCTGCGGCGGCCCGCCCGTCGCCGACGACTACTTCGACGAGCAGAAGCTGCGCATGGAGAACGCGCGCCTCAAGGAGGAG CTTGACCGGGTGTCGAGCCTGACGTCCAAGTACCTGGGGCGGCCCTTCACGCAGCTGCCGCCGGTGCAGCCGCTGTCCATGTCGTCGTCGCTGGAGCTGTCCGTCGGCGGGCTCGGCAGCCTGGCGCTGGGGCCGTCGCTGGACCTGGACCTCCTCAGCGGCGGCTCCTCGGGGTACCACCACCCGGCGTTCCACCTCCCGACGGCGGTGCCCGAGATGGAGCGGCCCATGATGGCCGAGATGGCGACGCGCGCCATGGACGAGCTCATCCGGATGGCGCAGGCCGGCGAGCAGCTCTGGGCCCGGACCGGCGGCCCCGACGGGCGCGAGGTGCTCAACGTCGACACGTACGACAGCATCTTCTCCAAGCCCGGGAGCTCGTTCCGCGGCCCCGACGTGCACGTCGAGGGGTCCCGCGACTCGGGCCTCGTCTTCATGAGCGCCATCGGCCTCGTCGACATGTTCATGGACTCG AGCAAGTGGACGGAGTTCTTCCCCGCCATCGTGTCCAACGCCCGTACGATCGACGTCCTCGTGAACGGCATGGCCGGGCGGAGCGAGTCGCTGGTTCTG atGTACGAGGAGCTGCACGTGATGTCGCCGGTCGTCCCGACGCGCGAGCTGTGCTTCCTCCGCTACTGCCGGCAGATCGAGCACGGGCTGTGGGCGATCGCCGACGTCTCGGTGGACCTGCAGCCGCGCGACGCCCGGttcggcgcgccgccgcgctcgtgcCGCCTCCCCTCGGGCTGCCTCATCGCCGATATGGCCAACGGCTACTCCAAG GTGACATGGGTGGAGCACATGGAGGTCGAGGACAGGGTCCCCATCCACCTCCTCTACCGCGACCGAATCCTGAGCGGCGCCGCGTTCGGGGCGCACCGGTGGCTCGCCGCGCTGCAGAGGGCGTGCGAGCGCTGCGCGTGCCTCGCCACGGCCGGGATGCCGCCCAGAGACATCGCCGGAG TGACGCCGGAAGGGAACCGGAGCATGATGAAGCTGTCGCAGCGGATGGTGAGCGGCTTCTGCGCGAGCCTGAGCGCGTCGCAGCTGCACCGGTGGACGACGCTGTCGGGCCCCAACGACGTGGGCGTGCGCGTGATGGTGCACCGCAGCACGGACCCGGGGCAGCCCAGCGGCGTGGTGCTCAGCGCCGCCACGTCCATCTGGCTGCCCGTGCCCTGCGACCGGGTGTTCGCCTTCATCTGCGACGAGAACACGCGCTCTCAG TGGGACGTGCTGTCGCACGGCAACCCGGTGCAGGAGGTGTCGCGCATCCCCAACGGCTCGCACCCTGGGAACTGCATCTCCTTGCTACGA GGCCTGAACGCGAGCCAGAACAGCATGCTGATCCTGCAGGAGAGCTGCACCGACGCGTCGGGGTCGCTGGTGGTGTACGCGCCGATCGACATCCCGGCGGCCAACGTGGTGATGAGCGGCGAGGACCCGTCGGCGATCCCGCTGCTGCCGTCGGGCTTCACCATCCTGCCCGACGGacgggcgggcgcggcgccgtcgtcgtcgagcgccgccggcccgctgGGGGGGTCCCCGCCGGCGGGGTCGCTGGTGACGGTGGCGTTCCAGATCCTGGTGAGCAGCCTGCCGTCGTCGAAGCTGAACGCCGAGTCGGTGGCCACGGTCAACAGCCTCATCAGCACCACGGTGGAGCAAATTAAGGCGGCCTTGAATTGTGCCAGCCATTGA
- the LOC120657331 gene encoding nuclear exosome regulator NRDE2-like: MEPSPEPSPPVTTAVFPAAGEGHESHPSTASSSLFPLFPLAASTSSAPTAESQWLSNPSFSFDASSLNIPATTASSLPTPLSPSSDDDAPPAPAPAKYELVPSETDSDEERGSRRKERGRRKRGREKDRYDGASASRKAGVRAWAGSETKPVKDYYVDAKGDHDNLAFGSLYRMDVARYRSQSMLEARGLNQTMFFNRRFGSSHIDLDSDLDGLENKVRAGGRYYSAKHAVFERNKGFKHLKLSKGDTSAMLAEDFVPLDAQSLPVKRTTVEQELEESWEDEILRRTREFNKMTRECPNDEKVWLAFAQFQDKVASTQPQKAARLQTTERKISILEKAVELNPDNEELLLCLLKSYGERDSTENLLGKWEQVLTKHPDSCKLWKQYLLVCQGEFSRFKVSEIRNSYVYAVQALSAACAKLCRQVNENMDPKSPSSSLAQLELGLVDIFVNLCRFEWQTGHRELATGLFQAQMEFSLFSPPLYLTTSSKQRLFEHFWNSCGARIGEDGALGWSAWLAKDEESRQNLVAQESPQETETGGWSGWFDPSVENTDTNESVEPSTDGNDAEDLDAEDAPAQDDVESLLKKLGIDVDAESNSEVKDAETWNRWATMELSRDNEQWLPLHEKSGIRSLDSGDAPSGEDNDQLSRVILFEDVTEFLFSLSSEEARFSLICQFIDFYGGKISKWTSTNSSSWFDRILSLEMISDDILEDLSAVSDIVNKNQDSYSCRLESLLGSMHDLSQRPGLVKFLRNAILLLLDVFPRNHVLEEAILVTTEMYTAQQNSSSTANTSRALAKNLLKKDRQDFLLCGIYGRTEAMHGNIEQARKIFDMALLSTEATTEDLRKKVPILYLWYAEMEITGSTSRNNPDSMNRAIYILSCLGSNVKYAPFIDPISRPQVLRARQGFKEQIRSLRSAFASGGIKEESVALICSASLFESMTSGYSSGLEVIEEMLCSDSSHKSEFEDLWVYYIKLLQKNLNQLSLSRVWPSVSQGVQKYPYNPKSYSAMLILSSLYSVSNNLRLTLDKCSQRDPSIITLLFALSFEWNKAGSDNRIHSLFERALADDKLQKSVLLWRCYLAYEAEKACNASAARRVFFRAIHACPWSKRLWLDGFQKLSSVLTLKELSDLQEVMRDKELNIRTDIYEILLQDETDT; this comes from the exons ATGGAGCCCTCGCCGGAACCTTCGCCGCCGGTCACCACGGCCGtattccccgccgccggcgaaggaCACGAGTCGCACCCGTCCACGGCATCATCTTCTCTATTCCCACTTTTCCCCCTCGCcgcgtccacctcctccgcgcccACTGCCGAATCTCAGTGGCTCTCCAACCCTAGCTTCTCCTTCGATGCCTCCTCCCTGAACATCCCGGCTACTACCGCCTCTTCGCTCCCGACGCCGCTAAGCCCCTCGTCCGACGAtgacgcgccgccggcgccggcccctgCAAAGTACGAGCTGGTGCCTTCGGAAACGGACTCCGACGAGGAGAGGGGGTCGCGGAGGAAGGAGCGGGGTAGGAGGAAACGGGGACGGGAGAAGGACCGGTATGATGGGGCATCGGCGTCGCGGAAGGCCGGGGTTCGCGCTTGGGCCGGGTCTGAGACGAAGCCAGTCAAGGATTACTACGTCGACGCAAAGGGCGACCATGATAACCTGGCGTTTGGATCCCTCTACAG AATGGATGTTGCCCGTTACAGATCTCAGAGCATGCTGGAGGCACGTGGTTTGAATCAGACTATGTTTTTTAACCGGAGGTTTGGTTCATCACATATTGATTTGGATTCAGATTTGGATGGACTGGAGAATAAAGTAAGAGCTGGGGGTCGTTACTATTCGGCAAAACATGCAGTTTTTGAAAGAAATAAGGGTTTCAAACACCTGAAATTATCTAAGGGAGATACCTCTGCAATGCTTGCTGAAGATTTTGTGCCGTTAGATGCACAATCACTTCCTGTGAAAAGGACAACTGTGGAACAGGAGCTGGAGGAATCTTGGGAAGATGAAATACTTCGGAGGACAAGGGAATTTAATAAGATGACTCGGGAATGTCCTAACGATGAAAAAGTTTGGTTGGCCTTTGCTCAATTTCAG GACAAAGTTGCTAGTACTCAGCCACAAAAGGCTGCTCGTTTGCAAACTACTGAAAGGAAAATTAGCATATTGGAGAAGGCTGTGGAGCTTAATCCAGATAATGAGGAATTGTTGCTTTGCCTTCTGAAGTCATATGGCGAGAGGGACAGCACTGAGAATCTCTTGGGTAAATGGGAGCAAGTACTTACAAAGCACCCAGATAGTTGTAAGTTGTGGAAACAGTACCTGCTTGTATGTCAAGGGGAGTTCTCCAGATTCAAAGTTTCTGAAATACGGAATTCCTATGTGTATGCTGTACAGGCTCTATCTGCAGCATGCGCCAAGCTATGTAGGCAG GTTAATGAAAACATGGATCCCAAGTCACCATCTTCTTCCTTAGCTCAGCTAGAATTGGGTTTAGTGGATATATTTGTGAATCTGTGCCGATTTGAGTGGCAGACAGGACATCGAGAACTAGCAACTGGGCTATTTCAGGCACAAATGGAGTTTAGCTTATTCTCCCCTCCCTTGTATCTTACCACAAGTAGTAAGCAAAGGCTCTTTGAACACTTTTGGAACAGTTGTGGTGCCAGAATAGGGGAAGATGGAGCTCTTGGATGGTCTGCATGGTTAGCTAAAGATGAGGAGAGTAGACAAAACTTGGTTGCACAAGAAAGTCCACAAGAGACCGAAACAGGAGGCTGGAGTGGCTGGTTTGATCCTTCTGTTGAAAACACTGACACAAACGAATCAGTGGAACCATCAACTGATGGAAATGATGCAGAAGACCTTGATGCTGAAGATGCACCTGCACAAGATGATGTTGAATCCTTGCTGAAAAAGCTTGGTATCGATGTAGATGCAGAGTCTAATAGCGAAGTTAAAGATGCAGAAACTTGGAATAGATGGGCTACTATGGAGTTGTCAAGAGACAATGAACAATGGTTGCCTCTTCATGAAAAATCTG GAATAAGATCACTTGATTCTGGTGATGCTCCATCTGGAGAAGACAATGATCAGCTTTCTCGAGTAATCTTGTTTGAGGATGTAACTGAGTTCCTGTTCTCCTTATCTTCAGAGGAGGCTCGCTTTTCTCTGATTTGCCAATTTATTGATTTTTATGGtggcaaaatttcaaaatg GACATCTACAAACAGTTCGAGTTGGTTTGATAGAATTTTGAGTTTAGAGATGATTTCAGATGACATTCTTGAAGATCTAagtgctgtatcagacattgtAAACAAGAATCAAGATTCATATAGTTGTAGATTGGAATCGTTATTAGGAAGCATGCATGATCTTTCTCAAAGGCCTGGCCTGGTGAAGTTTCTCAGAAATGCGATACTGCTTTTGCTTGATGTTTTCCCACGTAATCATGTCTTGGAGGAAGCTATTCTTGTTACCACCGAAATGTATACTGCTCAACAAAATTCTTCCTCGACAGCTAATACATCGCGGGCTTTGGCCAAAAATCTGTTGAAGAAAGACAGACAG GATTTTTTGCTTTGTGGGATATATGGACGAACTGAGGCTATGCATGGGAACATTGAACAAGCAAGGAAGATATTTGACATGGCATTATTATCCACAGAAGCAACTACTGAG GATCTTAGGAAGAAGGTTCCCATCCTTTATCTTTGGTATGCTGAGATGGAGATAACAGGGTCCACTTCAAGAAACAACCCTGACTCAATGAATCGTGCAATTTACATTCTATCCTGCTTAGGGAGTAATGTAAAATATGCTCCTTTCATTGACCCTATTTCAAGGCCTCAGGTCTTGAGGGCTCGCCAAGGTTTCAAGGAGCAGATTAGAAGCTTACGATCTGCATTTGCTTCTGGTGGTATAAAAGAAGAATCTGTTGCTCTGATATGTTCAGCTTCTTTGTTTGAAAGTATGACATCCGGTTATTCTTCGGGTCTTGAAGTGATAGAGGAAATGTTATGTTCAGATAGCAGCCATAAGTCGGAGTTTGAGGATTTGTGGGTTTACTACATCAAATTGCTTCAGAAAAATCTTAACCAATTGAGTCTCTCAAGGGTCTGGCCAAGCGTATCACAAGGAGTGCAAAAGTATCCGTACAATCCAAAATCATACTCAGCCATGTTAATCCTGAGCTCTCTTTACAGTGTATCGAATAATCTCCGTCTCACACTTGACAAATGCAGTCAAAG GGACCCTTCTATTATTACCTTGCTCTTTGCTTTGTCCTTCGAATGGAATAAAGCAGGATCTGACAATAGAATACACAGTCTGTTTGAAAGAGCTCTAGCTGATGATAAGTTGCAGAAATCTGTTCTGTTGTGGCGCTGTTATTTAGCTTATGAGGCAGAGAAGGCCTGCAATGCTTCTGCAGCACGGCGTGTATTCTTCAGAGCTATACATGCTTGTCCGTG GTCTAAAAGGTTATGGCTTGACGGGTTCCAAAAGTTGAGCTCGGTTCTTACACTGAAAGAGTTATCAGATCTCCAGGAAGTGATGCGTGACAAGGAATTAAATATCCGCACTGACATCTATGAGATACTCTTGCAAGATGAAACAGACACATGA
- the LOC120657332 gene encoding uncharacterized protein LOC120657332 isoform X1, with amino-acid sequence MTSHLSPELHCQQHAMALDSYSYDRCVFPPLQDWDWDWDWDELDTLGGVAAAGGAAVQEAAVFFPATPGVESPASSEASSGYLQDAVAHWSGRCNKRPRMEATPPPRRPATVGEDLQCLVESFLDSKADGGGGDGDLRQDLNTTIPETEICCSFVSVGRAGDDGAGASGREEQQRRPQRAPSTQVLPAPAPAARRGGEEAAAVVPPSPRPRFPATVRGAAPLQKTTAGAGTGAPHRAAARRDDRSRPRPVVGCCEPSRAGAGAGAEAAATTAPASACPSLLAEEKRGVGVLYPFAVVKPLGLDDGRMTTLDDVNQRILKRPARPVRHPVGPFACGPAVTAHGIGLSGKAVVSLTKIRTGGKGTITVIRTRG; translated from the exons ATGACAAGCCATCTCAGTCCAGAGCTTCACTGCCAGCAACACGCCATGGCCCTAGACAGCTACTCGTACGACCGTTGCGTGTTCCCTCCGCTCCAGGATTGGGATTGGGACTGGGATTGGGACGAGCTGGACACCCTTGGAGGAGTTGCTGCAGCTGgaggcgccgccgtccaggagGCCGCCGTCTTCTTCCCGGCGACGC CAGGTGTGGAGTCGCCGGCCTCGTCTGAGGCGTCCAGTGGCTACCTGCAAGACGCCGTCGCCCACTGGAGCGGCCGCTGCAACAAGCGGCCGAGGATGGAGGCGACGCCTCCGCCTCGACGTCCGGCGACCGTCGGCGAGGACCTGCAGTGCCTTGTTGAG AGCTTCTTGGATTCTAAGgccgacggaggcggcggcgacggagatcTCCGGCAGGATTTGAATACCACGATCCCGGAGACGGAGATATGCTGCAGTTTTGTCTCAG TCGGACGTGCAGGGGACGACGGGGCAGGTGCGTCGGGCagggaggagcagcagcggcggccgcaGAGGGCCCCGAGCACGCAGGTGctgccagcgccagcgccagcggcgcggcgcggaggagaggaggcggccGCGGTAGTCCCCCCTTCTCCTCGTCCTCGCTTCCCCGCCACCGTGCGGGGCGCTGCTCCCCTGCAAAAGACGACTGCAGGGGCGGGGACGGGGGCGCCCCACCGCGCGGCAGCGCGACGCGACGATCGCTCGCGGCCGCGGCCCGTCGTCGGCTGCTGCGAGCCCTCCcgtgcgggggcgggggcgggggcggaggcggccgccacGACGGCGCCCGCCTCTGCTTGTCCCTCGCTGCTGGCAG aagagaagagaggagtTGGAGTGCTGTACCCATTTGCTGTCGTCAAGCCGCTTGGGTTAGACGATGGCCGCATGACGACGCTGGACGACGTCAACCAGAGGATCCTGAAgagaccggccagaccggttcGGCACCCCGTTGGCCCGTTCGCGTGCGGACCCGCCGTGACGGCTCACGGCATAGGCCTCTCCGGCAAGGCAGTAGTTAGCCTGACGAAGATCAGAACGGGAGGAAAGGGCACAATAACCGTCATCAGAACAAGAGGCTGA
- the LOC120657332 gene encoding uncharacterized protein LOC120657332 isoform X2, which translates to MTSHLSPELHCQQHAMALDSYSYDRCVFPPLQDWDWDWDWDELDTLGGVAAAGGAAVQEAAVFFPATPGVESPASSEASSGYLQDAVAHWSGRCNKRPRMEATPPPRRPATVGEDLQCLVESFLDSKADGGGGDGDLRQDLNTTIPETEICCSFVSGDDGAGASGREEQQRRPQRAPSTQVLPAPAPAARRGGEEAAAVVPPSPRPRFPATVRGAAPLQKTTAGAGTGAPHRAAARRDDRSRPRPVVGCCEPSRAGAGAGAEAAATTAPASACPSLLAEEKRGVGVLYPFAVVKPLGLDDGRMTTLDDVNQRILKRPARPVRHPVGPFACGPAVTAHGIGLSGKAVVSLTKIRTGGKGTITVIRTRG; encoded by the exons ATGACAAGCCATCTCAGTCCAGAGCTTCACTGCCAGCAACACGCCATGGCCCTAGACAGCTACTCGTACGACCGTTGCGTGTTCCCTCCGCTCCAGGATTGGGATTGGGACTGGGATTGGGACGAGCTGGACACCCTTGGAGGAGTTGCTGCAGCTGgaggcgccgccgtccaggagGCCGCCGTCTTCTTCCCGGCGACGC CAGGTGTGGAGTCGCCGGCCTCGTCTGAGGCGTCCAGTGGCTACCTGCAAGACGCCGTCGCCCACTGGAGCGGCCGCTGCAACAAGCGGCCGAGGATGGAGGCGACGCCTCCGCCTCGACGTCCGGCGACCGTCGGCGAGGACCTGCAGTGCCTTGTTGAG AGCTTCTTGGATTCTAAGgccgacggaggcggcggcgacggagatcTCCGGCAGGATTTGAATACCACGATCCCGGAGACGGAGATATGCTGCAGTTTTGTCTCAG GGGACGACGGGGCAGGTGCGTCGGGCagggaggagcagcagcggcggccgcaGAGGGCCCCGAGCACGCAGGTGctgccagcgccagcgccagcggcgcggcgcggaggagaggaggcggccGCGGTAGTCCCCCCTTCTCCTCGTCCTCGCTTCCCCGCCACCGTGCGGGGCGCTGCTCCCCTGCAAAAGACGACTGCAGGGGCGGGGACGGGGGCGCCCCACCGCGCGGCAGCGCGACGCGACGATCGCTCGCGGCCGCGGCCCGTCGTCGGCTGCTGCGAGCCCTCCcgtgcgggggcgggggcgggggcggaggcggccgccacGACGGCGCCCGCCTCTGCTTGTCCCTCGCTGCTGGCAG aagagaagagaggagtTGGAGTGCTGTACCCATTTGCTGTCGTCAAGCCGCTTGGGTTAGACGATGGCCGCATGACGACGCTGGACGACGTCAACCAGAGGATCCTGAAgagaccggccagaccggttcGGCACCCCGTTGGCCCGTTCGCGTGCGGACCCGCCGTGACGGCTCACGGCATAGGCCTCTCCGGCAAGGCAGTAGTTAGCCTGACGAAGATCAGAACGGGAGGAAAGGGCACAATAACCGTCATCAGAACAAGAGGCTGA